In Lachnospiraceae bacterium, one DNA window encodes the following:
- a CDS encoding helix-turn-helix domain-containing protein has product MYAKLTIPERLKDLRVVDKHLTLEQLAEQTGLSKSALGKYETDDYKDISPFAIATLADFYGVSTDYLMGLTENKNHPNTELQSLHLSDDMVELLSSGKINNRLLCELAAHPNFRRLMIDMEICIDQIANMRVEQMNLVLEATRQTVMSKYAPGEDDLYMRTLELGQVQESDFYSHVMHDDLDSIVRDIREAHRKDKTTADPQPTLDDVKEKFEQALEQGSQEEVVIHEFCDRMQIPFEKISSEDFSAFLRILSLSKMLKNPNNMRGKAKPQPYYAPKRKKRR; this is encoded by the coding sequence ATGTACGCAAAGCTGACAATCCCGGAGCGGCTCAAAGACCTGCGGGTGGTGGACAAGCACCTGACGCTGGAACAACTGGCGGAGCAGACCGGCCTGTCTAAATCCGCGCTGGGAAAATACGAAACCGATGACTACAAGGACATCAGCCCGTTTGCGATTGCAACGCTGGCGGACTTTTACGGCGTGTCCACCGACTATCTGATGGGGCTGACGGAAAATAAAAATCACCCAAACACAGAACTTCAATCTCTGCATCTGAGTGATGATATGGTGGAACTTTTGAGCAGCGGCAAAATCAACAACCGGCTTCTCTGCGAACTGGCTGCCCACCCGAATTTCCGGCGGCTGATGATAGATATGGAAATCTGCATCGACCAGATCGCCAATATGCGGGTGGAGCAGATGAATCTGGTGTTGGAGGCCACCCGGCAGACCGTCATGAGCAAGTATGCGCCCGGAGAAGATGACCTCTATATGCGGACGCTGGAACTGGGGCAGGTGCAGGAAAGCGATTTTTACAGCCATGTCATGCACGATGATCTGGACAGCATCGTCCGGGACATCCGGGAAGCACACCGCAAGGACAAGACCACCGCCGACCCGCAGCCCACGCTGGATGACGTCAAGGAAAAGTTTGAACAGGCGCTCGAACAGGGCAGCCAAGAGGAAGTGGTAATCCACGAATTTTGCGACAGAATGCAGATACCCTTCGAGAAGATTTCCTCAGAGGACTTCTCTGCATTTTTGCGGATACTGAGCCTGTCCAAAATGCTCAAAAATCCCAACAACATGAGAGGAAAGGCCAAGCCGCAGCCGTACTATGCGCCCAAGCGGAAGAAACGCAGATAA
- the rlmD gene encoding 23S rRNA (uracil(1939)-C(5))-methyltransferase RlmD, which translates to MKKGEIYEAVVEKIEFPNKGILHVEEEKVIVKNAIPGQKVRFVINKKRNGKCEGRLLEVLEASPLEQSEDACPHFGVCGGCLYQSLPYEEQLKIKEEQIKALLDSVCKSYEFEGIKGSPISDCYRNKMEFSFGDEYKGGPLALGMHKRGSFYDIVNTPQCQIVHEDFRKILTATLEYFTEKGMGYYRKLQHEGYLRHLLVRRAVKTGEILVALVTSGQTGAAGMPESLEAEKVLLEEWKETLLALKMEGSFAGILHIRNDTLADVVQSDETTVLYGKGYFYEELLGLKFQITPFSFFQTNSLGAEVLYETARGYVGETKDKVVFDLYSGTGTISQIIAPVAKKVVGVEIVEEAVGAAKENAEANGLHNCEFIAGDVLKVIDEITEKPDLIILDPPRDGIHPKALDRIINFGVDYLVYISCKPTSLVRDLVILQERGYKLERAVAVDMFPATANCETIAKLVRVK; encoded by the coding sequence GTGAAAAAAGGCGAGATTTATGAAGCAGTTGTAGAAAAGATAGAATTTCCTAATAAAGGTATTCTTCATGTAGAAGAGGAAAAAGTGATCGTAAAAAATGCCATTCCAGGGCAGAAGGTACGGTTTGTGATCAACAAAAAGAGAAATGGAAAATGTGAAGGACGGCTTTTAGAGGTTCTTGAAGCATCACCATTAGAGCAAAGCGAAGACGCCTGTCCACATTTTGGCGTATGTGGCGGCTGTCTGTACCAGAGTCTTCCGTATGAAGAGCAGTTAAAGATAAAAGAAGAACAGATCAAGGCACTTTTAGACAGTGTGTGCAAGTCTTATGAGTTTGAAGGCATTAAAGGAAGTCCTATTTCTGATTGTTACAGAAACAAAATGGAATTTTCCTTTGGTGATGAATACAAAGGAGGTCCCCTGGCACTTGGAATGCACAAAAGAGGCAGTTTTTATGATATTGTAAATACTCCACAGTGTCAGATTGTTCATGAAGATTTCAGGAAAATATTAACGGCTACCTTAGAATATTTTACAGAAAAAGGTATGGGATATTACAGAAAGCTACAGCATGAAGGATATTTAAGACATTTGCTGGTACGCAGGGCTGTAAAAACAGGTGAGATTTTAGTAGCACTGGTAACTTCAGGTCAGACAGGCGCAGCAGGAATGCCGGAGTCCTTAGAAGCAGAAAAGGTATTATTGGAAGAATGGAAGGAAACGCTGTTAGCCCTTAAAATGGAAGGAAGCTTTGCAGGCATCCTTCATATCCGCAATGATACGCTGGCAGATGTGGTACAGAGTGACGAGACTACCGTTCTCTATGGAAAAGGTTATTTCTATGAAGAACTCTTAGGCTTAAAATTCCAGATCACCCCGTTTTCCTTCTTCCAGACCAATTCCCTGGGAGCAGAGGTGCTTTACGAGACAGCAAGAGGCTATGTAGGAGAAACAAAAGATAAAGTGGTTTTTGATCTATACAGCGGAACAGGAACCATTTCCCAGATCATTGCTCCGGTGGCAAAGAAAGTAGTAGGTGTGGAGATCGTAGAAGAGGCAGTAGGCGCAGCAAAGGAAAATGCAGAGGCAAACGGTCTTCATAACTGTGAATTCATTGCCGGAGACGTATTAAAAGTTATTGATGAGATAACGGAGAAGCCGGATCTGATCATTTTAGACCCGCCAAGAGACGGCATCCATCCAAAGGCGTTAGACCGTATTATCAATTTTGGTGTAGATTATCTGGTATATATTTCCTGTAAACCCACAAGTCTGGTAAGAGACCTGGTGATCTTACAGGAAAGAGGTTATAAGCTGGAAAGGGCAGTAGCTGTTGATATGTTTCCGGCAACTGCAAACTGTGAAACAATAGCCAAGTTGGTCCGCGTAAAATAA
- a CDS encoding molecular chaperone, translated as MKKLSKYEKETIINWNEAENLASVYTFNASLKRRLADFSRKYPLLCRLERSTPEGSVTYVLDKSRLSIRLVPPYSEERKAAAREYAKEHGFQVVVTEEKIA; from the coding sequence ATGAAGAAGCTGTCTAAGTATGAGAAAGAAACCATCATCAACTGGAACGAGGCGGAGAACCTTGCCAGCGTCTACACCTTCAACGCCAGCTTGAAGCGCAGGCTGGCTGATTTCAGCCGGAAGTACCCACTGTTGTGCCGGTTGGAGCGCAGCACGCCGGAGGGCAGCGTGACCTATGTGCTGGACAAGTCCCGGCTGTCGATCCGGCTGGTGCCTCCGTACAGCGAAGAACGGAAAGCCGCCGCAAGGGAGTACGCAAAGGAGCATGGCTTTCAGGTGGTGGTAACGGAAGAAAAAATCGCCTAA
- a CDS encoding plasmid recombination protein, whose product MKLTRHNGRSGKHGTYNPRHNDRRFDVENSEHIDAERARQNVYWDCYRGFTTHEFRENPEQPDFSFEEIERMYYYEHYGGYVEAQNARNEKTRHTERNRTVEDLLKNNKTCPEESIYQIGTMGESVSPDTLFSIVNEFYQEFERRFGSHIHILDWALHLDEGTPHIHERHVFDCENRYGELCPQQEKALEELGIPLPNPEKPKGRNNNRKQTFDAVCRTILFDIARRHGLHLDQEPSYGGRDYLEKQDYILMKQKEQLAAQEQKLEELTLKIEDVETLLDDVSDAAYDKAVEVVTDTVRQETHKEDIRLVEESKKWVLSPERKAPKKERDYAAARLDGVITKIKRVMQNALAKIQKTLMQPEVKKAGKEQIKEKARESIREKLAKGRLNADRDNRERWEREGRIAPKKKHDMEL is encoded by the coding sequence TTGAAACTGACACGACACAATGGACGCTCCGGCAAGCATGGCACCTATAATCCCCGCCACAATGACCGCCGGTTCGATGTGGAGAACAGCGAACACATTGACGCAGAACGGGCAAGGCAAAATGTCTACTGGGACTGCTACCGGGGCTTTACCACCCATGAGTTCCGGGAGAACCCGGAGCAGCCGGATTTCAGCTTTGAGGAAATCGAGCGGATGTATTACTACGAGCATTACGGCGGCTATGTGGAAGCTCAGAACGCCCGGAATGAGAAAACCCGGCACACCGAGCGCAACCGCACTGTGGAGGACTTGCTGAAAAACAACAAGACCTGCCCGGAGGAAAGTATCTACCAGATCGGCACGATGGGAGAATCCGTCTCGCCGGATACGCTCTTTTCCATCGTCAATGAGTTTTATCAGGAATTTGAGCGCCGCTTCGGTTCCCATATCCACATCCTGGACTGGGCGCTCCATCTGGACGAGGGGACGCCCCACATCCATGAGCGGCACGTCTTTGACTGTGAGAACCGCTATGGGGAACTGTGCCCCCAGCAGGAAAAGGCGCTGGAAGAACTTGGCATCCCTCTCCCCAACCCGGAGAAGCCCAAAGGCCGGAACAACAACCGCAAGCAGACCTTTGATGCGGTCTGCCGGACGATCCTGTTTGACATCGCCAGACGGCATGGGCTGCATCTGGATCAGGAGCCGTCCTACGGCGGGCGGGACTATCTGGAAAAACAGGATTATATCCTGATGAAGCAGAAGGAGCAGCTTGCGGCGCAGGAGCAGAAGCTGGAAGAACTGACGCTCAAAATCGAGGACGTGGAGACGCTGTTAGATGATGTTTCCGATGCGGCCTATGACAAGGCGGTGGAGGTGGTGACCGATACCGTCCGGCAGGAGACACACAAGGAAGATATTCGTCTGGTGGAAGAATCGAAAAAATGGGTGCTTTCGCCGGAGCGCAAGGCCCCGAAGAAGGAGCGTGACTACGCTGCCGCCCGTCTGGATGGAGTGATTACCAAAATCAAACGGGTCATGCAGAACGCCCTGGCAAAAATCCAGAAAACTCTCATGCAGCCGGAGGTCAAGAAGGCCGGTAAGGAGCAGATTAAGGAGAAGGCCAGAGAATCCATCCGGGAGAAGCTGGCGAAAGGCAGGCTGAACGCTGACCGAGATAACCGGGAACGCTGGGAACGTGAGGGGCGGATTGCTCCGAAAAAGAAACACGATATGGAGTTATGA
- a CDS encoding type IV secretory system conjugative DNA transfer family protein, with amino-acid sequence MKIDAETLKKQVILHLPYVLFLLVFAKLGEAVRLAPGADASQKLLGLSEGFALAFQSMWPGAAMDWLIGFCGAAIMRLAVYLRGKDAKKYRKNVEYGSARWGNKADIAPFMDPNPENNIILTQSEGLMLNGRPKNPANARNKNVLVVGGSGSGKTRFFIKPNLMQMHSSYVVTDPKGTVLVECGKMLQRGTPKLDKDGKPVRNEKGKIIYESYKIRVFNTINFQKSMHFNPFAYIHSEKDILKIVTTLIANTKGEGKAGDDFWVKAETLLYTALIGYIYYEAPANEQNFATLVEMLNAMEVREDDESFKNAVDLLFDALEQKDPDHFALRQYKKYKLAAGKTAKSILISCASRLAPFDIKEVREITMYDELDLDMLGDERTALFLIMSDTDGTFAFLISLIYSILFNRLCERADDVYGGRLPIHVRCLIDEAANIGQIPNLERLMATIRSREISACLVLQAQSQLKALYKDNMDTIIGNCDASLFLGGKEETTLKSWNSLLGKETIDLYNTSVTKGNQESHGQNFQKLGKDMPYLFVKSSVALNLS; translated from the coding sequence ATGAAGATTGATGCAGAAACATTGAAAAAACAGGTCATTCTCCATCTGCCTTATGTTCTGTTCCTTCTGGTATTTGCCAAGCTGGGCGAAGCGGTGCGGCTGGCTCCCGGAGCAGACGCTTCCCAAAAGCTGTTAGGACTGTCCGAAGGCTTTGCCCTTGCGTTTCAGAGTATGTGGCCGGGGGCGGCAATGGACTGGCTGATCGGTTTCTGCGGTGCAGCCATTATGCGGCTGGCAGTCTATCTTAGAGGGAAAGACGCTAAGAAATACCGCAAAAATGTGGAATATGGTTCTGCAAGATGGGGAAATAAAGCCGATATTGCCCCGTTTATGGACCCAAATCCGGAAAACAATATCATTCTTACCCAAAGTGAAGGACTGATGTTAAACGGAAGGCCCAAAAATCCGGCCAATGCAAGAAATAAAAATGTACTGGTAGTCGGAGGATCAGGTTCGGGAAAAACGCGCTTTTTCATCAAGCCCAATCTGATGCAAATGCACAGTTCCTACGTCGTCACCGATCCGAAAGGTACAGTCCTTGTGGAATGCGGAAAGATGTTGCAGCGAGGCACACCAAAGCTGGACAAGGACGGAAAGCCTGTGCGTAATGAAAAAGGAAAGATCATCTATGAGTCCTATAAAATACGGGTATTCAATACGATCAATTTCCAGAAAAGTATGCACTTTAACCCGTTCGCCTACATTCATTCCGAGAAAGATATTCTGAAGATCGTCACTACCCTAATCGCCAATACCAAAGGCGAAGGAAAAGCCGGAGACGATTTCTGGGTCAAGGCAGAAACCCTGCTCTATACGGCACTGATCGGATATATCTATTATGAGGCTCCGGCAAACGAACAGAATTTTGCCACACTGGTAGAAATGCTGAACGCAATGGAAGTCCGTGAGGATGATGAGTCGTTCAAAAATGCCGTTGACCTTCTCTTTGACGCGCTGGAACAGAAAGACCCGGATCATTTTGCCCTGCGTCAATATAAGAAATATAAGCTCGCTGCCGGAAAAACAGCCAAGTCGATCCTTATTTCCTGTGCTTCCAGACTGGCTCCTTTTGACATTAAAGAAGTCAGGGAAATTACCATGTATGACGAACTGGATCTGGATATGCTGGGAGATGAACGGACTGCTCTTTTCCTTATTATGAGTGACACGGACGGGACCTTTGCATTTTTGATCAGTCTGATCTATTCCATTTTGTTTAACCGCTTGTGTGAGCGGGCGGATGATGTATATGGTGGAAGGCTTCCCATCCATGTGCGCTGCCTGATCGACGAGGCGGCAAATATCGGGCAGATCCCGAACCTGGAGCGTCTTATGGCGACCATCCGAAGCCGTGAGATCTCTGCCTGCCTGGTGCTGCAGGCGCAAAGCCAACTCAAAGCCCTGTATAAAGACAACATGGACACCATCATCGGTAACTGTGACGCCTCCCTTTTCTTAGGAGGCAAAGAAGAAACCACCTTAAAAAGCTGGAACTCCCTATTGGGGAAAGAGACCATCGACCTGTATAACACCAGTGTCACAAAGGGCAATCAGGAATCCCACGGACAAAATTTTCAAAAGCTGGGAAAGGATATGCCATACTTGTTCGTGAAGAGTTCAGTTGCCTTGAATTTATCATGA
- a CDS encoding TnpV protein: MEHLPKKIHQNGISYTLVGDYYIPDLELPEESRPIGRWGRMHKAFLQEHRPGQYNALLLSGKLWTYLADLNEQAADRLACIVSQMQEAEGVTEELKARDQLAWVGGMNSIRSRAEEIILSEMIFV, encoded by the coding sequence ATGGAGCATTTACCAAAGAAAATCCATCAAAACGGAATCAGCTACACGCTGGTGGGAGACTACTACATCCCCGATCTGGAGCTACCGGAGGAAAGCCGCCCCATTGGGCGGTGGGGCCGGATGCACAAAGCGTTTCTGCAAGAACACCGGCCCGGCCAGTACAATGCCCTGCTTCTGTCGGGAAAACTCTGGACATATCTTGCTGACCTGAACGAACAGGCCGCTGACCGGCTGGCGTGTATCGTCTCGCAGATGCAGGAGGCGGAGGGTGTCACCGAGGAACTGAAAGCCCGTGACCAGCTTGCGTGGGTCGGGGGCATGAACAGCATTCGCAGCCGAGCAGAGGAAATCATCCTCTCTGAGATGATTTTTGTTTAA
- a CDS encoding helix-turn-helix domain-containing protein: protein MAVFRVEKTKDFTIMSNHHLRNTELSLKAKGLLSLMLSLPEDWDYTTKGLAHICKDGVDSITTALKELERHGYLTRQRLRYDNGQLGDIEYTIHEQPVSTENTGLSPKRENPRQVKPEQAKPKQAEPEQENPAQLNTNPLKTKKSKKDKSITYPSIYPAEPEAANRTDGMDRIELIEAYREIIKENIEYDLLVLRYGRERLDEALELMLEVILSKRPYIRIAGDDFPREIVKSRFLKINSGHLEYVFDCIDKNTTKVGNIKAYLLAALYNAPATMDSYYRAEVNHDLYGC, encoded by the coding sequence ATGGCAGTATTCCGTGTAGAGAAAACAAAGGACTTTACGATAATGAGCAATCACCATCTGCGCAATACGGAGTTGTCCTTAAAGGCAAAGGGGCTTTTATCACTTATGTTGTCGCTGCCGGAAGATTGGGATTATACCACAAAGGGACTCGCCCATATCTGCAAGGATGGTGTGGATTCTATCACTACTGCCCTGAAGGAACTGGAGCGGCATGGTTATCTCACCAGACAGCGCCTCCGCTATGATAACGGGCAGTTGGGAGACATTGAATATACGATCCATGAGCAGCCTGTAAGTACCGAAAACACAGGGCTTTCACCTAAACGGGAAAATCCAAGACAGGTAAAACCAGAACAGGCAAAACCTAAACAGGCGGAACCTGAACAGGAAAATCCGGCACAATTAAATACTAATCCATTAAAAACAAAAAAATCAAAAAAAGATAAATCAATAACTTATCCATCAATCTATCCGGCAGAGCCGGAAGCGGCAAACCGCACGGATGGGATGGATCGGATAGAGCTGATAGAAGCCTATCGTGAAATCATCAAAGAAAATATTGAATATGACTTACTGGTCTTACGGTATGGCAGGGAACGTTTGGATGAAGCCCTTGAACTTATGCTTGAAGTGATTTTGTCGAAACGCCCTTACATTCGCATTGCCGGAGATGATTTTCCGAGGGAGATCGTCAAGAGCCGGTTCCTGAAGATCAATTCCGGCCACTTAGAGTATGTCTTTGACTGTATCGACAAGAACACAACGAAGGTCGGAAACATCAAAGCGTATCTGCTGGCGGCGCTGTATAATGCCCCGGCTACAATGGACAGCTATTACCGTGCCGAGGTCAATCACGACCTGTACGGCTGTTAG
- a CDS encoding DUF5720 family protein has translation MELNEMEKKLLFQVEGDYQTKILNELYMTVRYSNNSEQREAAEGLMAKLRVLSNAECMDLVKDIQKNYRLPYPARTIGEKIAEARQQSGAEKLKGHDIMALERFDPEVKHMIVFDVLSYDSPVGDKGDKMRLFLTDAGYQKFLESQERGEVKLKNHAKVSDGHLHYDRRDHAL, from the coding sequence ATGGAATTAAACGAAATGGAAAAAAAGCTGCTCTTTCAAGTGGAGGGCGATTATCAGACAAAGATCCTGAATGAACTTTATATGACCGTGCGGTATTCAAATAATTCCGAACAGCGGGAGGCGGCAGAAGGTCTTATGGCAAAACTTCGTGTTCTGTCAAATGCAGAGTGCATGGACTTGGTAAAAGATATTCAGAAGAATTACCGTCTGCCCTATCCAGCCCGGACGATTGGAGAAAAGATCGCCGAGGCCAGACAACAATCAGGGGCAGAAAAATTGAAGGGGCATGACATCATGGCACTTGAACGCTTTGATCCAGAAGTAAAGCACATGATCGTCTTTGATGTATTGTCTTACGATTCCCCTGTTGGCGACAAAGGCGATAAGATGCGCTTGTTCCTTACAGATGCCGGCTATCAGAAATTTTTAGAGAGCCAGGAACGGGGCGAAGTGAAACTGAAAAACCATGCGAAGGTCTCTGACGGTCATCTCCATTATGACCGCAGGGATCATGCCTTGTAA
- a CDS encoding PcfB family protein — MLLQEELEQRTVSVSIQAAKLSGRVLRAAIAAVLQKMEQERTMPKVGRNSMKRLTYKDPGANTIEVSGRIRSFERYARKHQVRYHIEKELGTDPPKWTVYFKANQADALTAAFKEYTKKDLTRSTRPSLLIQLHKFKELAQSLGRDRVKNKEHGGPER; from the coding sequence ATGCTCTTGCAGGAAGAACTCGAACAACGAACGGTTTCTGTTTCTATACAGGCAGCAAAACTGTCAGGGCGGGTACTGCGTGCGGCTATTGCTGCGGTACTCCAAAAGATGGAACAGGAACGCACAATGCCAAAAGTCGGGCGCAACAGCATGAAGCGGCTGACTTATAAAGACCCCGGAGCCAATACCATTGAAGTTTCAGGGCGAATCCGCTCTTTTGAACGGTATGCCAGAAAACATCAGGTACGCTACCATATAGAAAAGGAACTTGGGACCGATCCCCCAAAATGGACGGTATATTTCAAGGCAAACCAGGCGGATGCACTGACGGCAGCTTTTAAGGAATATACAAAGAAAGACCTTACACGCAGCACCAGACCGTCGCTGCTTATACAGCTTCATAAGTTCAAAGAACTGGCACAGTCGCTTGGCCGTGACCGTGTAAAGAACAAAGAACACGGAGGACCGGAACGATGA
- a CDS encoding XRE family transcriptional regulator — translation MKKIENTALQMIAEASRCPDYGPDMVKSLMKKLDMNEKGFALLMNVAPSTVRLWTSGAAQPCGTAKRLMQIYETGPEIVGKIAGGQLPADGRD, via the coding sequence ATGAAAAAAATTGAAAATACCGCTTTGCAGATGATTGCCGAGGCTTCCCGGTGTCCAGACTACGGCCCCGATATGGTTAAATCGCTGATGAAAAAGCTGGACATGAACGAAAAGGGCTTTGCTCTTTTGATGAATGTTGCCCCATCCACAGTGCGTCTTTGGACCAGCGGAGCTGCACAGCCCTGCGGCACAGCAAAACGCCTCATGCAGATTTATGAAACCGGTCCGGAGATTGTCGGCAAGATTGCCGGCGGGCAGCTACCGGCAGATGGGAGGGATTGA
- a CDS encoding DUF3991 and toprim domain-containing protein, whose amino-acid sequence MPGVTKEQIQAAREADLFTYLQFHEPGVLKQDGPNFRHKEHDSLVYVTGKRYWYWNSRGRSINALDYLIQIRGYGLVDAVHALVGGEIPQEPAYRSTAEIQVSKEPEKKTFALPWARRCATAAVSYLQKRGISSEVIRQCLQAGIFYEARYHGEPVCVFVGKDDSGKAKFACMRSISGNLKKDVYGSDKGYNFCYPPQSPGSRHVAVFEAPIDALSHATLQELEGWKWNGYRLSLGGTSHVALTSFLERHPEIRRVTLYMDHDLAGFVNARKIKTMLHEDKRFRHIRVSVNPPRMGKDYNEKLLEVREQLQTSQHQRRPKEAAVSI is encoded by the coding sequence ATGCCCGGCGTAACCAAAGAACAGATTCAGGCAGCGCGGGAAGCTGACTTGTTTACTTACCTGCAATTCCATGAACCCGGCGTGCTGAAACAGGATGGACCTAATTTCCGGCATAAGGAGCATGACAGTCTGGTATATGTGACCGGGAAAAGGTACTGGTACTGGAACAGCCGCGGACGGAGTATCAATGCGCTGGACTACCTGATCCAGATTCGGGGATATGGTCTTGTGGATGCGGTTCATGCTCTGGTAGGTGGCGAAATCCCACAGGAACCGGCTTACCGAAGTACGGCAGAAATACAGGTATCAAAAGAGCCGGAAAAGAAAACATTCGCTCTCCCCTGGGCCAGACGTTGCGCGACCGCTGCGGTCTCCTATTTGCAGAAACGGGGGATCAGCTCAGAAGTCATTCGCCAGTGTTTACAAGCCGGGATTTTTTACGAAGCCCGGTATCATGGAGAACCGGTTTGTGTGTTTGTTGGGAAAGATGATTCCGGGAAAGCGAAGTTTGCCTGTATGCGCAGTATCAGCGGCAATCTCAAAAAGGATGTCTATGGCAGCGACAAAGGATATAACTTTTGTTATCCCCCGCAAAGTCCGGGCAGCCGGCATGTGGCAGTCTTTGAAGCTCCTATTGATGCGCTTTCCCATGCGACACTTCAAGAGCTGGAGGGATGGAAATGGAATGGTTACCGCTTGTCTTTGGGAGGTACTTCCCATGTGGCGCTGACTTCTTTTCTGGAACGCCACCCGGAGATCCGGCGTGTTACCCTTTATATGGACCACGATCTTGCCGGATTTGTCAATGCCCGGAAAATCAAGACCATGCTCCACGAGGATAAACGTTTCCGTCATATCCGGGTAAGTGTCAACCCTCCCCGGATGGGAAAAGATTACAATGAAAAATTGCTGGAGGTTCGGGAACAACTGCAAACCAGCCAGCACCAACGCCGCCCAAAAGAGGCGGCTGTTTCAATTTAG
- a CDS encoding DUF3846 domain-containing protein, with protein sequence MVEPGKSPYAAEIESGLKSLQAAVGGDIQAVYPYEDPVALICNDEGKLMGLPLNRALFDDDGHIYDIVSGNFLIVGLGEENFTDLSPDLMEKYGEQFKYPEKFARLAGEIIAVKQPATNEHREKPMMHHSGPDL encoded by the coding sequence ATGGTAGAGCCGGGCAAGTCCCCTTATGCTGCGGAGATTGAAAGCGGTCTGAAATCTTTGCAGGCGGCAGTGGGTGGAGACATTCAGGCGGTCTATCCGTATGAGGACCCGGTGGCTCTGATCTGCAATGATGAAGGCAAGCTGATGGGACTGCCTCTGAACCGGGCTCTCTTTGATGATGACGGCCACATCTATGATATTGTGTCCGGGAATTTTCTGATCGTTGGTCTTGGCGAGGAAAATTTTACAGACCTTTCCCCGGATCTGATGGAGAAATATGGGGAGCAATTCAAGTACCCTGAAAAATTTGCAAGGCTTGCCGGCGAGATCATTGCAGTCAAGCAGCCTGCAACCAATGAGCACCGGGAAAAACCGATGATGCACCATTCCGGCCCGGATTTGTAG
- a CDS encoding DUF4366 domain-containing protein, translating to MNRFDRERWDTMGKEALSRVEELMNTSRINDLIHKREEDEKKKNCILWVLAIIGAVAAVAGIAYAVYRFFTPDYLEDFEDDFDDDFDDDFFEDEKAEEKKSEKKEEKAEEKAE from the coding sequence ATGAACAGATTTGACAGAGAAAGATGGGATACCATGGGAAAAGAGGCTTTAAGCCGTGTAGAAGAACTGATGAATACCAGCCGTATCAATGATCTGATCCACAAGAGAGAAGAAGATGAAAAGAAGAAAAACTGTATCCTTTGGGTACTGGCTATTATTGGCGCAGTAGCAGCAGTTGCAGGTATTGCATATGCAGTATACCGTTTCTTTACTCCGGATTATCTGGAAGATTTTGAAGATGATTTCGATGACGACTTTGACGATGATTTCTTTGAGGATGAGAAAGCAGAAGAGAAGAAAAGCGAAAAGAAAGAAGAGAAGGCTGAGGAAAAGGCTGAATAA
- a CDS encoding CHC2 zinc finger domain-containing protein, whose protein sequence is MRHLIFCGNGCFFLCLEVRKSNIFEAVKESVTTRQAAEYYGVQVGRNGMACCPFHDDKHPSMKIDHRFHCFGCQADGDVIDFTARLFSLSSKEAALKLAEDFSVHYDAKGHDPPRRRPVKRKISEELRYRQAEQKCFRVLCNYLHLLERWEKEYAPQTPDEAWNPLFVEALQKKPYTEYLLDILLSGSMEERASVVAEYGKEVRKIEQRISEFTASHPAGRHERSRSLSAGAER, encoded by the coding sequence ATGAGGCACCTGATTTTCTGCGGAAACGGGTGCTTTTTTCTCTGCCTGGAGGTGAGAAAATCGAATATATTTGAAGCGGTGAAGGAGTCTGTCACCACAAGGCAGGCTGCGGAATATTACGGGGTGCAGGTTGGCAGGAATGGCATGGCCTGCTGTCCCTTCCATGATGACAAACATCCCAGTATGAAGATTGACCATCGGTTCCACTGCTTTGGCTGTCAGGCAGATGGGGATGTGATTGATTTTACCGCCCGTCTGTTTAGTCTGAGCAGTAAGGAGGCGGCGCTGAAGCTGGCGGAGGATTTCTCTGTCCACTATGACGCCAAAGGCCATGACCCGCCCCGCAGGAGGCCGGTCAAGCGAAAAATCAGCGAGGAACTGCGTTACCGGCAGGCGGAGCAGAAATGTTTCCGGGTGCTGTGCAATTACCTGCATCTGCTGGAACGCTGGGAGAAGGAATACGCCCCGCAGACGCCGGATGAAGCGTGGAATCCGCTGTTCGTGGAGGCCCTGCAAAAGAAACCGTACACGGAATATCTGCTGGATATTCTCTTGTCCGGCAGCATGGAGGAACGTGCTTCCGTGGTCGCTGAGTATGGAAAAGAGGTGAGGAAGATTGAGCAGCGAATATCAGAGTTTACCGCTAGCCACCCGGCAGGCCGCCATGAGCGCAGCCGAAGCCTTAGCGCCGGAGCGGAGCGTTGA